Proteins encoded by one window of Leopardus geoffroyi isolate Oge1 chromosome X, O.geoffroyi_Oge1_pat1.0, whole genome shotgun sequence:
- the S100G gene encoding protein S100-G, whose protein sequence is MSAKKSPEELKSIFAKYAAKEGDPDQLSKEELKLLIQTEFPSLLKGPSTLDDLFQELDKNGDGEVSFEEFQVLVKKISQ, encoded by the exons ATGAGTGCAAAAAAGTCTCCTGAAGAACTGAAGAGCATTTTTGCAAAATACGCAGCCAAAGAAGGTGATCCAGACCAGCTGTCAAAGGAGGAGTTGAAGCTATTGATTCAGACTGAATTCCCCAGTTTGCTGAAA GGCCCCAGCACCCTAGATGACCTGTTTCAAGAACTGGACAAGAATGGAGACGGAGAAGTTAGTTTTGAAGAATTCCAGGTGTTAGTCAAGAAGATATcccagtga